Within the Candidatus Paceibacterota bacterium genome, the region GCTACGCCTTCGACCTCGATTACCAGAACAGCGACGGGGTGAGGCCAAACAACGATCTTAACAGCATCGAATGGTACACCACGTTTAAACAGCAGATCACTTCTCAGGATACCATGCTGGCCGTTGTCAAATTCGAGGACTACAGCTCCGGGGACAATTTCCAGTACTACGACCCCGACAACGCCCGACGCAACTTCAAGTTTGAGGAATACCAGCAGCCCATCGTTGTCGGCGGCTGGCACCACGAATGGTCCCCCAATAACCACAGCCTGCTGCTTGGCGGCCGCATCGTCACCGAGCAACGCTTTAGCGACACCGCCACCCCCCAGCTCGTACTGATCAAAGACAGTGCTGGCAACGTTATTGCTGCCGATGGCGCAACCCTCGATGCGTCTTATCGGAACGATATGGAAATCTACCTCGCCGAGCTGAACCATGTCTTGCAATCGGACCGCATCAGCCTTTCCCTCGGGGGTCGGTGGCAGGGTGGCTCCTTCGCCGCGGATTCCGTATTCAGCAACCCGGGGCAGCTCGGCTTTCTGTTCAATCCCCAAACCCCGTCCTCCTCGGACGAGGGCTTCCAACGCCTCACCGCCTACGGCTACCTCACCGTGGAACCCTTCGACCGCCTCTGGCTCATCGGCGGCACTGCTTACGACGACCTCACCTATCCGGGCAACTTCCGTCACCCCCCCCTTTCGCCAGGAGAATCCCACACCTGCCAGCTCGGCCCCAAAGCTGCCCTAGTCTGGAACCCGGTTTCACTGGTAACCCTTCGCGGCGCTTATACCAAGTCGCTCGGCGGCGTCAGCGCTGATGAAAGCTACCGGCTTGAGCAGACCCAGGTTGCCGGCTTCCCGCAAGCCTTCCGCAGCCTGATCTCCGAGTCCATCGTCGGCTCCGTCGCCGCCCCGGAGTACGAGACGTACTCTGCCGCCTTGGACTTCAAATTCCCGTCCGGCACTTACGTCGGCATACTAGTCCAGCGGCTCACCACCGATGTTGACCGCACAATCGGTGTCTTCTCCTGGACAAACGGAACTCCTCCGCTGGCCGCCTCATCCACAACCGAAGAACGGCTTCGCTACTATGAAGATTCCATCGGCGTCGGCATCAACCAGCTCCTTGGCCGATCGTTCGCGGTGGGCGCAAGCCTCAAGTACGACCGCGTGAAGTTCAATGACGACCTGCCTGGCGTGCCTGTGTCGGCCCTGTCCGCCGCCGACCGAACCGACCACGCGGAGCTCTACGAGACCACAGGTTATGTCCTATACAACCATCCTTCTGGCTTCTTCGCCCGCGCGGATGCGACGTGGTATCACCAGAACAACACCGGCGCTTTTACGCCGGGGCACGGAGACGACTTCGTCCAGGAAAACCTCTACCTGGGCTATCGGTTCCTGCACCGCCGCGCCGAGGTGATGTTTGGCATCCTGAACCTCTCCGATCAGGATTACCACCTATACTCACTGACCGCCTATCCGGAACTACCCCGCGAGCGCTCCTTCATCCTGCGATTGAACTTCATCTTCTGAGCATGCGGGAAGGTGAAGTGATGGAATGGCAGAGTGGCGAAACGGCAAAGCAATACCCAGGGCCAGTTCCTGGGGGAAGCTGAGGCCCTGGTAAAGCCCGCTCGCCGGGCGCAACTTCGGCCGGCGGCCCCGGCGAAACCGCCCTGCCTGGCATCCGTCGCGACCGGCCCGTTCCGGGCCTCCCCGGTTACCTGCTCGATTGCCTCGCGAAATCCTCCAACCGCTGCTTTACCTTCTGCAATGGGCGTTGCAGCTTCGCAAACCGCGGGTCCGCCAGCCACTCCTGCACCACCTGCAACGAAGCCGCGTCCCGGCTGGTCAACGCCGCGCGGTCGGGGGTGGGCGTCGAGGTCAGGAGATTGTGGGAGATCATGTAATTGGCGTTGGGGAACACCCCGGCGAACTGCGCCAGTTCCGCCGCGCTGCGCCCGGGGGCCAGCAGGTAACTCTCCAGCACCTGCCGTTGCTGCGGGTCGCGCACGTCCGCGCGGGCGAAATAGTCGGCCCGCGTCGCTTCCCGGCCCTGCATCATCTCCGGCGCCGCCTCCAGCGCCGAAAGAAGCTGGGACGCGTCGTTGATGATCATCCGGTCCAGGGCCAGATAGGCCGCATGAGACACGGCAGAATTGTCTTGTCGGCGAACCAGGTCGGCCAGGGCCGGGGCAAGGTTGGTGTCGCCCAGGAACACCGCTGCGTCAAATGCTTCGAGGTAACCCACCGACGGATCCCGCTGCCAGGGTTCGTATCGCAGCAGCTCGGCGATCTTCTGTCCCAGCAGAGCGCGCCCCGAAGGGCTCGTGTCCCCGACAGCCAAGCTGCGCAGCGCCACGGCCCACTCATCCGGCGAATCCATCCGGCTGAGAATGATCCGCGCGTAAGCCGCGGCAGCCGCAGGATCCAGGCGCCCCAATTGGTCCAGCAGGAAGGTCCTCAAAGTCGGCGCCTCGGTCAGCGAGCCGCCGCCGCCCACCTTGAACCCCTGACCTGTTGGCGCGTCGGCCTTGGAATCAAGGAGCTGACGAATGGCGGCCGCCGTGTCGTTCGCGGAGCCGCCAAGCAGCGCTTGCCGCAATACTGCCAGCGCCTGCTGTTTCCCGGCCGCGTCGGATGCGTTTGCCAAAGCCACCTTTGCCGCCCGCAATTGGTCTCCCAGTTCGGCCTTCGCCCCGCCCGCGGCCCCGGCCGCACCCGCCGGTGAAGTCACTTCTTGGGGGAGAGCGTTGGAGGAAACCAGAGCCGAGCCGCCAGGATCCGTGCCGCGCGACCGCCGCCAAACCACCAGCGCCAGCACGATCAACAGCACAGCCGCACCGCCATACCACTTTAGACCCTGGACGCGCATTTCTCTCTGTGACCATGAACTACCACGCCGCCAGCCGCCAGCCAAGTACAAACCCACGGCGGACGTTCCGTCAGCTACCGAGCATCGCCACTCAACCGCTCTGAGGGTATCCGGTCTAACACCCTGTCTTTGCGTCACTTAATTGCACATCTGCTGCACAAGTTGCCCAAACACGTATAGTTACCCAGCCAAAGTCGAAGCGATTTGGTCGAACGACGACTGGGATCAGACCGTGGCTCACAAAGAAGCCTCCTCTAGTCCAAACCGGCACCACACCGTATCCTCACCGTATCCACACCGTATCCACACCGTAGGTTCAATTACCTAACCCACTGGAGTCAGCCGACTTACGCGAATTCACGACTCCATCCGAAACAGCGTCTCCGAGGCTGCCAACGGCCGAACCCATCATAAGTGCGGCATCCGCCGGCCCGGTGGACCGAGAGTTGTTCAGCCAGCACGACGGCATAGCTTTTAGAGGGTTCGTCAGCCTAGCCGGTGAAGCAGGCTCCGGAGACCGGCTTCCGGGCGGTGTATTCGAAGCGGGGCAGTTTGAGATGGCTCATTTGGGTCCAGTAATGCGGGATGTCCTGTAGGTATTGGGTGTCGGTGGAGTGCCGAGCAAAGAGCCGCCAGAGCCTTTTGATGGAGCGCAGTTGCTTCTTAGTAGCAGGTTTCTTTTTGCGTGGGCGCACCAGACCCGGCTTTTAACGCAGAACTCGGACCATGGCGTTGGGGCTGCAAGGTAAGGCGAACTCGTGGTGGAGGCGTTCAGCGCCGAAGCCGGTTTGTCGGCGCAGTTTGACAATCTGGACTTCCCAAGTCGCAGAGATCTGCTGAGGGCAGTGCTTGGGCCGGCGGCTCCGTTCGGCCAAAGACCAAGGCTAGCCGGGCTGGTAACGACGCAGCTCATCCTTGCGCCGACTACTCAACACTTTGATCTTTACAGGGGGTCACGATGTGCCCAGCCCTTCCCAACTCAATGCCAAAACTCACTTGTTACCGGAAACCGCATTTGATATTATCCGGCTCAGGTAAGCTGTCGCCATGAAGATCCCTCCGCGCCCATGCTGCTGCTGCCGGATAGCTTCTGCAACAAGGAAGCAAGCCCTGGAACCTAAACTGAACTCACTCGTCCTTGCCGTCGCGTGCCTGACCTTACTTTGCTCCGCGCCCATTGGTCTGCGGGCCGCGACCATTGCCGTCACCAGCACCGCCGATAGCGGCCCGGGCACCTTGCGCAATGCACTGGCTGGCGCCGCCAATGGCGACACCATTGACGTCACCGGCCTCTCCGGCACGATCACGCTGACCAGCGGCCAACTGACTGTTTCCAATAGCGTGACCCTCCTCGGCCCCGGTGCCGGCACGTTGACCGTGAGCGGCAACCACGCCTCCCGCGTGTTCGACGTCACCGGCACCAACGTGACCATCCGCGGGCTGGCGATCGCCAACGGCCAGGGGGCCGTCGACGGCGCCGGCCTCAGGACCGGTGGTCCTGTGGGCAGCATCGTCACGCTCAGCGACTGCGTCGTCACCAACAACACCACGTCGCTCGGCAGCGCCGGCATCTTCAACAGCGCGGGGGTAACTCTAACCCTCAGCAACTGCACCATCGCCGGCAATAGTGCTCCGAGCGGCAACGCCGGCGGCATCTACAACGGCAATGGCACAGTCACCCTCACCGCCTGCACCGTCAGCGGCAACTTCGCCTACTATGTCGGCGGCGGGATCTTTAACGACGGGGCTGCGGGTGGCGCGACCCTGACGATCACCGCCAGCACCATCAGCAGCAACTCGGCGTATTCGGGTGGCGGCGTCCTCAACTACGGCCAGTCCGGCAGCGCGATGTTGACCATCAGCGCCAGCACGTTGAGTGGCAACTCGGCCTACTCCTACGGGGGCGGCGCCATCTACAACAACGGCTGGTCCGGAAACGGGACAGTGCGGATCAACGCCAGCACCATTAGCAGCAATTCGGCCGCGTACGGCGGCGCCATCTTCAACGACGTTTCCGGTGGTGTCGCCCTGGTGCAGATGGGCGACACGATCCTGGCCGCCGGCAGCCGGGGCGCGAACGTCTCCAACAGCGGCGGCACGATCACCTCCGCCGGCTACAACCTCAGCAGTGACAACGCGGCCGGCTTCCTCACCGGGCCCGGCGACCGGACCAACACCGACCCGCTGCTGGGCCCGTTGCAGGACAACGGCGGCCCGACGTGGACGCACGCGCTCCTGACGAACAGCCCGGCCATTGACCAGGGCAAAAGCAATGCCATCACCAACCTGGCCCGCGCCACGGACCAGCGCGGGCTGTCCAACATTTCGGACTTCCCGGCCGTCACCAACGCCGCGGGCGGCGACGGCAGCGACATCGGCGCTCTTGAGGTGCAAAACACCCCGGTGCCGTCCATCCCCGCCGCTGCCTACACCTTCAGTACGCTGGCGGGAAGGTCGTGGTGGGGCAGCGCCGACGGCGTGGGCGACCAGGCGCAGTTCAGCTATCCTAGTGGCATCACGGCGGACAGTGCGGGCAACCTCTATGTGACGGATTCCGGCAACAGCACGATCCGGAAGATTACCCCCGCCGGGGTAGTGAGCACCATCGCCGGCCTGGCCGGAATGCTGGGCGGCAGCGCGGACGGCATCGGCAGCAATGCGCGATTCTCCGGCCCCTCCAGCATCGCGGCGGACAGCGCGGGCAATCTCTTTGTGGCGGATACAGGCAACAGCACGATTCGAAAGGTCACCCCCACCGGGGTGGTGAGCACAGTTGCCGGTCTGGCCGGCGATGCCGGCACCAACGACGGCATTGGCGGTAACGCGCGATTCTATAACCCCCGGGGCATCACGGTGGACAGCACGGGCAATCTCTTTGTGGCAGATTGCAACAACCACACGATTCGGAAGATCACTCCGGTGGGAACCAACTGGGTGGTGAGCACGCTGGCCGGTCAGGCCGGGCAGGAGGGTTCCAACGACGGCACGAACAGCAACGCGGGGTTCCACAGCCCTCATGGCATCACGGTGGACGGCGCCGGCAACCTCTATGTGGCAGATATGAATAATGGCACGATTCGGAAGGTCACTCCGGCAGGGACCAACTGGGTCGTGAGCACCATTGCTGGCCAGGTTTACAGTTGCAGCGGCGCTGACGGCACGAATACCGACGCGCGATTCTGCAATCCCGAAGGCATCACGGCCGACAGCGCGGGCAATCTCTATGTGGCGGATTCACGCAACGACACCATTCGGAAGATTACCCCCGAAGGAACCAACTGGGTGGTGAGCACCCTGGCCGGCTTGGCTCAAACCGAGGGCAGCGCCAACGGCACCGGCAGCGACGCGCGATTCGACTCGCCCTCTGCTCTCACTGTGGACAGCGCGGGCAACCTCTTTGTGGCCGATACGGAGAACCACACGATTCGGACGGTCACCTCCGCCGGAGTGGTGACCACCCTCGCCGGTTCGGCCGTGGGTCATGAGAGCGGCTCCGATGACGGCACCGGCAGCAACGCGCGATTTTACTTCCCCGCTGGCATCGCGGTGAACAGCGCCGGCAATCTCTTCGTCACGGATTCAGCCAACAACACGATCCGAACGATTACCTCCGCCGGGGTGGTAAACACCTTGGCCGGGTCGGCCGGAACCAACGGCAGCGCCGACGGAGCCGGCGGCCACGCGCGCTTTGATCGCCCCGGCGGCATCTCGTTGGACGGCGCGGGCAATCTCTTTGTGGCGGATACAGCCAACCATACCGTTCGGAAGGTTACCTCCGCCGGGATGGTGAGCACCATTGCCGGTGTGGCCGGAACCAACGGCACCGCCGACGGCACGGGCAGCAACGCGCGATTCGACACGCCGTGGGGCATCGCCAGGGACCTCGCGGGCAATTGCTACGTGGCGGACAGTGCGAACTTCACGATTCGGAAGCTGTCTCCCGTTGGCACCAACTGGGCCGTGAGCACCATCGCCGGCCTGGCTGGAGCTGAGGGCACCGCCGACGGCACGGGCAGCGACGCTCGATTCGGAGGCGCTTATGGCATCACGGTGGACAATGCGGGGAAAGTTTACGTGGTGGATACCGGGAACAAAACCATCCGGAAGCTCAGTCCCATTGGTACCAACTGGGTGGTGAACACATTGGCCGGTCAGCCAGGCATGTGGGGCACCAACGACGGCCCGGGCAGCAGCGCACAATTCGCGCAGCCCATCGGCATCGCGGTGGACGGCGCGGGCAATCTCTTTGTGTCGGACTACTGGACGATCCGGAAGATCACCCCCGTCGGCACTAACTGGGTGGTCAGCACCATCGGTGGTCTGCCCTACAACTACGGCAGCACCGATGGCACCGGCCAGGACGCCAGGTTCTACTATCCCATGGGCATCGCGGTGGACGACGCGGGCAACCTGTATCTGGCAGACGGCTTCAACAACCTCATTCGCAAGGCTTTGTTCACGTCGTATGGCGCGGCCAACGCGATGGCCTTCACTCCGCCGCCGATGAGCGGGCAGTTGGTGGTAAAGCTGCTACCGGCCGAAGCCAAGGGCCAGTGGCGGTTTGGGTGGGACCAGTTCTGGCGCAACACCGGCGACGTCGTATCCAACCTCGTGCCGGGCAATTATCCCGTGGTGTTCCGCGACGTGCCCGGTTACCTCGCCTATCCCCCTACCACTTCGGTGGCCGTGCTCCCCAATGCCACGAGCTATCTGACCAACCAGTATCTGCCCACGTTCGCGCCGGATGTGGGCGGCACCGGTTCGCTCATGGTGGGCATCGGCCCGAACCGGCCCCCCGGCGCGGGCTGGCGGTTCATTGGCGAGACGGCCTGGCGCGCCGCTTACACCAACGTCTCGGGGTTGCTGCCGGACACCTATTACGTCGAGTTTGCGCCGGTAAGCGGCTGGTCCCGCCCGCTGAGCCTGGCGGCCCAGGTCTCTGGTGGCCAGCAATCGGTGGTGACGGCAAACTATACGTTCGCCCAGACACCGCCGAGTGGCGTCATGTTGCCGCACCCGGTTCCGGCCACCAACATCAACGACCTGGCCACCTGTCCCTTTGGTTACAACGGCCAATTGCTCACCGACATGGGCTACGGCAGCGGGGTGGCGGTGGATGCCAACGTGGTGCTGACCGCGGCGCACCTCGTCTTCAACGATTTCGCCCTTGCCTACGCGGAGCATGCCTACTGGTTCTTCCAGCGCCAAGCCGGCGTGTTCGAGCCGGAGCCGATGGCCGCGCGCGGCTGGTACATGTTGAGCGGCTACGCCTCCCAGCGCACCAACGACTTGCTGGGCGGCTTGAGCCCCGAGCAGTCCAGCCCGCAGTCGCGCAACCTGGACGTGGCAGCGTTGTATTTCCCGTCCCCCGTGGCAGGCGGAGGCTATGGCGGCTACCTGCCGTCCGACGCCGAACCCAACATTTGGCTGACGGGCACCACGCTCAAGATGCTCGTGGGCTATCCCGTGGACGGGTCGCAGTTGGGCGACGCGAGCATCGTGCCGGGGCAGATGTACCAGACCGAGCCGCAACCCTATCCGTTGACCCTGGCCACTGATCCCGTGCCGGGCCAGCAGGTTTACGTTGCCCCCTGGTTCCTGAGCTACCCGGGCAACAGCGGCGGCCCGCTGTACGTGCAAATGAACGGCTATTACTATCCGGCCGGCGTGTATTTGGGGACGCTGTATAACGGCACTCAACCGTATGCCTCGCTGGTGCGGGCGATTGACAGCGCGGTAGTGAACCTGATCACCAACGCGGCAATGCTGGGCGACGCTGGCACCAACTACACCGGCGGCGGGGTGATCACGATCACCGTCGGCGGTGGCAGCGGCAGCCTCGCCTACTTGCAGGTGAACCTTGGCCCGCCCGCCGCGGTCGCTGGCGGCGCGGCATGGCGGCGGCAAGGAACCGCTGACTGGTGCGGCAACTCGCCGTTCACGGTCACGGTCCCGCAGGGCGGATCGGCGGCGCTCGAGTTCAAGCCCGTCGCCGGCTGGAACCTGCCGTCGGCCCAGGCCATCACCCTCACCCTCGGTCAACTGACCACAGCCTCCGCGCTCTACACCCAGTCCACGCCGGTTCGGCTGAGCGATCCGCGCGTGCTGCCCGATGGCGCCCTGGCCATGACGCTGGAGGGGGTCCTGGGCTGCGTCTATTCGATCACGGGCTCAACTAACCTGCTTGAGCCGCTGACAAACTGGGCGGAGGTCCTGCGCCTGACCAACTCGACCGGCCAAACCGCCTTCACCAACCCGCCTCCACCCGCCACCCCCTTCTATTACCGCGCCAAACAACTCTGAACCTCGAAGACCTGATCGCTCAAGGTGAGCCAGGCAAGGCCAAGGCTGATATACGTTCCTGGAACAGAGGCGGTATCGTGATGGACTGATGGACCTTGCGGTCGCTTTTTCCTTGCCGGCGGGAGGGCACCTCTATATCCATATCCTATCCAAACCGATAAGGCAGATGTGTGCGTAGGTTGAGGCAGCGGATGATTGGACTAAGCGAGTGCCGGAAGTGCGGGATGTCGCCCGTTATCTCAGGCCCGTGTGGTGTTCCCCGAGAAGTCCTTCGTCGGTCTTACGATCCATCTCCCAATCTTCCCTTCTGCTGGAGCGCACAAATGCGACCAAATGGTTCGAGCTGGTGTGCTCGACCTCCAAGTGACAGTCGGCGGCTGCATAAGCCTGCCTTCCCGTTGAAACCAATGAAGACTAGAATCTGCCCCGCCCTCATCCTTGCGACTCTTGTGTTTGCTGGTACCGCCTGCGCTCAAGGGGTTCCGCCACTGGTCAACTACCAGGGCCGGCTCTCGAACCCGGACGGTACGCCGCTGGCTACCGCCGACTACCAGCTCACCTTCAACATCTACGACTCCGCCACCAATAGCACGGGCCTAGTCTGGGGACCGCAGGTGTTTGACGGTCAGGCCGAACAGGGTCACGGGCCGCGGATTCCCGTCGTCCAGGGCTACTTCAACGTCATGCTCGGCCCGGTGGACACCAGCAACCGTTCCCTCGCCGATGCTTTCTATGCCACCAACCGCTTCGTCGAAGTCACCGTCAGCAACCACGCGCCGGTCCTACCGCGCCAGCAGATCCTGAGCACGCCCTACGCCTTCCAAGCCGGCAACGCGGCGAAGCTTACAGGATATGATTGGAGCGCTTTGTTTGGGACGAACAACCCGGCAGATGGAAAGGTGGACGGCTCGCGCATCGTGTCCAACAGCATCACGGCAGCGCAACTGGCAACCATGACAATTACCTCGAACCAGATCGCGACCGGTTCTATATCTCCGGACCGCCTGGCGCTCTCAGTTCTAGGAACGAATGTTCCGGCTGGCGGGCTCGCTGTCAGTGACTCCTGCGGCTGGTTCACGAGCCCAACTCCAACGACCCCAACCGTCGTAAGCAACTTCACTGTGAGCATCACCACGAGCGGAAACCCCGTGGAGGTGTCCTTTGTGTCGGATGGCAGCACGAATCTGGCGTCCTTTGCCGCTTCAACATGCAGCGGCGCTCCGATAGTTCAACTGCGCTTGCTCCGGGACCTGCTTCTCGTCGGAGATCAGGAGCTCTATGTCAACGGGAGCGTTGCGGGTGGGGTTGATCGCATCTGGGCACCTCCTGGCGCGTTCAAATTCCTGGATTCTCCTCCGCCCGGCCCCCACACGTACCAAGTCCAGTTTTTGGTGAACTCAACCTGTTCTGTCGGTAGCGCCCGTTACATCCGCATGCTCGCTCGTGAACTCTAACGCCTGGTTGGTTTCCAAAGCTATGATCTCAAACCACTTTCGTCCGGTCGCTCTCGCCGCTTGGCTCTGCTCAGTGTTTATCGTTACTGCACAATCCGTCCCAGCCCTGGTGAATTACCAGGGCCGGCTGTCG harbors:
- a CDS encoding choice-of-anchor Q domain-containing protein, coding for MKIPPRPCCCCRIASATRKQALEPKLNSLVLAVACLTLLCSAPIGLRAATIAVTSTADSGPGTLRNALAGAANGDTIDVTGLSGTITLTSGQLTVSNSVTLLGPGAGTLTVSGNHASRVFDVTGTNVTIRGLAIANGQGAVDGAGLRTGGPVGSIVTLSDCVVTNNTTSLGSAGIFNSAGVTLTLSNCTIAGNSAPSGNAGGIYNGNGTVTLTACTVSGNFAYYVGGGIFNDGAAGGATLTITASTISSNSAYSGGGVLNYGQSGSAMLTISASTLSGNSAYSYGGGAIYNNGWSGNGTVRINASTISSNSAAYGGAIFNDVSGGVALVQMGDTILAAGSRGANVSNSGGTITSAGYNLSSDNAAGFLTGPGDRTNTDPLLGPLQDNGGPTWTHALLTNSPAIDQGKSNAITNLARATDQRGLSNISDFPAVTNAAGGDGSDIGALEVQNTPVPSIPAAAYTFSTLAGRSWWGSADGVGDQAQFSYPSGITADSAGNLYVTDSGNSTIRKITPAGVVSTIAGLAGMLGGSADGIGSNARFSGPSSIAADSAGNLFVADTGNSTIRKVTPTGVVSTVAGLAGDAGTNDGIGGNARFYNPRGITVDSTGNLFVADCNNHTIRKITPVGTNWVVSTLAGQAGQEGSNDGTNSNAGFHSPHGITVDGAGNLYVADMNNGTIRKVTPAGTNWVVSTIAGQVYSCSGADGTNTDARFCNPEGITADSAGNLYVADSRNDTIRKITPEGTNWVVSTLAGLAQTEGSANGTGSDARFDSPSALTVDSAGNLFVADTENHTIRTVTSAGVVTTLAGSAVGHESGSDDGTGSNARFYFPAGIAVNSAGNLFVTDSANNTIRTITSAGVVNTLAGSAGTNGSADGAGGHARFDRPGGISLDGAGNLFVADTANHTVRKVTSAGMVSTIAGVAGTNGTADGTGSNARFDTPWGIARDLAGNCYVADSANFTIRKLSPVGTNWAVSTIAGLAGAEGTADGTGSDARFGGAYGITVDNAGKVYVVDTGNKTIRKLSPIGTNWVVNTLAGQPGMWGTNDGPGSSAQFAQPIGIAVDGAGNLFVSDYWTIRKITPVGTNWVVSTIGGLPYNYGSTDGTGQDARFYYPMGIAVDDAGNLYLADGFNNLIRKALFTSYGAANAMAFTPPPMSGQLVVKLLPAEAKGQWRFGWDQFWRNTGDVVSNLVPGNYPVVFRDVPGYLAYPPTTSVAVLPNATSYLTNQYLPTFAPDVGGTGSLMVGIGPNRPPGAGWRFIGETAWRAAYTNVSGLLPDTYYVEFAPVSGWSRPLSLAAQVSGGQQSVVTANYTFAQTPPSGVMLPHPVPATNINDLATCPFGYNGQLLTDMGYGSGVAVDANVVLTAAHLVFNDFALAYAEHAYWFFQRQAGVFEPEPMAARGWYMLSGYASQRTNDLLGGLSPEQSSPQSRNLDVAALYFPSPVAGGGYGGYLPSDAEPNIWLTGTTLKMLVGYPVDGSQLGDASIVPGQMYQTEPQPYPLTLATDPVPGQQVYVAPWFLSYPGNSGGPLYVQMNGYYYPAGVYLGTLYNGTQPYASLVRAIDSAVVNLITNAAMLGDAGTNYTGGGVITITVGGGSGSLAYLQVNLGPPAAVAGGAAWRRQGTADWCGNSPFTVTVPQGGSAALEFKPVAGWNLPSAQAITLTLGQLTTASALYTQSTPVRLSDPRVLPDGALAMTLEGVLGCVYSITGSTNLLEPLTNWAEVLRLTNSTGQTAFTNPPPPATPFYYRAKQL